One genomic region from Rothia dentocariosa ATCC 17931 encodes:
- a CDS encoding amino acid permease — protein MSLDSPKKPMTRPDHEDAFAHEQEGLHKGLGARQLQMIAIGSAIGTGLFLGTGGRLEKAGPMLAIIFAVCGFFGYLILRALGELILHRPSSGSFVSYTREFYGEKAAFVSGWLYWLNWAMTAVADATAIAIYISWFGRYNQFFADLPQWLTAFIVVIVTVSLNLVSVKLFGELEFWFALIKILALLTFMAVGIWYLIFGQPINGVQPGIPLIMSHEGLFPQGVLPALIVVQGVVFAYAGIELVGTTSGETKDVKKIIPRAINAVVWRIAIFYVGAVVLLCLLMPYTVYSDDESPFVTFFDNIGVTASAPIMQLVVITAAASSLNAGLYSTGRILHSMGVAGSAPKFATKVSKSGVPVAGILLTGVVGLFGVVLNFIVPEQAFEVVLNIAAFGTMASWVAISLSHQKFLKLAKEGKYTRPEYRAPGGRFADWSVLTFMAIVIVLMALDYPVGTWTLISLLFVIPLLIIGWFVVRDRVNEVARVREGFTGAVPVIAAPPMARKLSNEGVYKNYFTELAEHDDDSDEDRK, from the coding sequence ATGAGTCTCGATTCACCTAAAAAACCTATGACGCGACCAGACCACGAAGACGCCTTCGCTCATGAGCAGGAAGGTCTGCACAAGGGGCTAGGCGCTCGACAACTTCAAATGATTGCGATCGGTTCCGCTATCGGTACCGGTCTATTCTTGGGGACAGGCGGGCGCCTCGAAAAGGCCGGCCCCATGCTTGCGATCATTTTCGCCGTCTGCGGGTTCTTCGGCTACCTGATCCTGCGCGCACTGGGCGAGCTGATCCTGCACCGCCCCTCCTCTGGCTCGTTCGTCTCATACACCCGCGAATTCTACGGCGAAAAGGCGGCGTTCGTCTCCGGCTGGCTGTACTGGCTCAACTGGGCTATGACGGCGGTGGCGGATGCGACCGCAATTGCTATCTACATCTCCTGGTTTGGGCGATATAACCAATTCTTTGCCGACCTACCGCAATGGCTCACCGCCTTCATTGTGGTGATTGTGACCGTGTCCCTGAACCTGGTCTCGGTTAAGCTCTTCGGCGAGCTGGAGTTCTGGTTTGCACTCATCAAGATTCTGGCACTGCTGACCTTCATGGCGGTTGGTATTTGGTACCTCATCTTCGGACAGCCCATCAACGGCGTGCAACCCGGTATTCCGCTGATTATGTCGCATGAAGGGCTCTTCCCGCAGGGTGTTCTTCCGGCGTTAATTGTTGTGCAGGGCGTTGTGTTCGCATACGCCGGTATCGAACTGGTGGGCACCACCTCCGGCGAAACAAAGGACGTCAAGAAGATTATTCCGCGCGCTATCAACGCTGTGGTGTGGCGCATTGCCATCTTCTACGTGGGCGCCGTAGTGCTGCTGTGCCTGCTCATGCCGTACACCGTCTACAGCGATGACGAGTCGCCCTTCGTGACCTTCTTCGACAATATTGGCGTGACCGCAAGTGCCCCAATCATGCAGCTGGTCGTGATTACCGCCGCCGCATCGTCGCTGAACGCGGGCCTGTATTCGACCGGTCGCATTCTGCACTCAATGGGTGTTGCCGGGTCTGCGCCGAAGTTCGCAACTAAGGTTTCTAAGTCCGGCGTTCCGGTGGCGGGTATTCTGTTGACCGGCGTGGTGGGGCTTTTCGGTGTGGTTCTGAATTTCATTGTTCCCGAACAGGCGTTTGAGGTCGTGCTCAATATTGCGGCCTTCGGTACGATGGCATCCTGGGTTGCTATTTCGCTCTCGCATCAGAAGTTCCTCAAGCTGGCCAAGGAAGGAAAGTACACACGCCCCGAGTACCGTGCCCCCGGCGGGCGCTTTGCCGACTGGTCGGTTCTGACCTTCATGGCTATTGTTATTGTGCTGATGGCACTCGACTACCCCGTGGGCACATGGACTCTCATCTCGCTTCTTTTCGTGATTCCGCTGCTCATTATTGGTTGGTTTGTGGTACGCGATCGAGTGAATGAGGTTGCGCGTGTTCGTGAGGGCTTCACGGGCGCTGTTCCGGTGATTGCGGCTCCTCCGATGGCGCGTAAGCTCTCGAATGAGGGCGTTTACAAGAATTACTTCACGGAACTTGCCGAACACGACGATGATTCGGATGAGGATCGGAAGTAG
- a CDS encoding ornithine cyclodeaminase, translating into MTDHRVEFVDVASMAQWIQRDGVGNIIAGMVNFLEEDFKKWQSFDKIPRVASHTPFGVIELMPTSDNITYSFKYVNGHPSNPARGYQTVTAFGLLADVDNGYPVFLAEMTLLTALRTAAVSAMVAKHLARKDSRKIAMIGAGSQSEFQALGMRAVLGIEDLAVYDVDPAAIEKFRRNLEPLGFRIHAASSVDEAVADADIITTCTADKQQAKVLLNSQVKPGVHLNAIGGDCPGKTELESEILDRSTVFVEFPPQTRIEGEIQQKDPDFPVVEFWKVLTGEEPGRTSDEQITLFDSVGFAIADFSGLRYAREATRGTDLQQFIDLVANPDDPKDLFSLVNVNVPVG; encoded by the coding sequence GTGACCGACCACAGGGTTGAATTTGTTGATGTTGCATCCATGGCACAGTGGATTCAGCGTGACGGCGTTGGGAATATTATTGCCGGTATGGTGAATTTCTTGGAAGAAGATTTCAAGAAATGGCAGAGCTTCGATAAGATTCCGCGCGTAGCATCCCACACCCCCTTCGGCGTGATTGAGTTAATGCCCACCTCAGATAACATCACCTATTCCTTCAAGTACGTGAACGGGCATCCCTCGAACCCTGCACGTGGATACCAGACCGTGACCGCGTTCGGTCTGCTGGCTGATGTGGATAACGGCTACCCCGTCTTCCTCGCGGAGATGACCCTGCTGACCGCCCTTCGTACCGCCGCTGTTTCTGCCATGGTGGCTAAGCATCTGGCACGCAAGGACTCGCGGAAGATAGCGATGATCGGCGCCGGTTCGCAGTCCGAGTTCCAAGCCCTTGGGATGCGCGCCGTCCTCGGCATCGAAGACCTTGCGGTGTACGATGTTGATCCCGCCGCTATCGAGAAGTTCCGCCGTAATCTGGAGCCGCTGGGGTTCAGGATTCATGCCGCATCCAGCGTGGACGAGGCCGTTGCAGACGCCGATATTATTACCACCTGCACCGCCGATAAACAGCAGGCAAAGGTGCTTCTAAATTCGCAGGTGAAACCCGGCGTGCATCTGAATGCTATTGGAGGCGACTGCCCCGGCAAAACCGAGCTGGAGAGCGAGATTTTAGATCGTTCGACCGTGTTCGTGGAGTTCCCGCCGCAGACCCGCATCGAGGGTGAAATTCAGCAGAAGGATCCGGATTTCCCCGTGGTGGAGTTCTGGAAGGTTCTGACCGGCGAGGAGCCCGGGCGTACCTCGGATGAACAGATTACTCTCTTCGATTCGGTGGGCTTTGCGATCGCCGACTTCTCGGGTCTGCGCTATGCACGCGAGGCAACCCGGGGCACCGATCTGCAGCAGTTCATTGACCTGGTGGCAAACCCGGACGATCCGAAGGATCTTTTCTCGCTCGTGAACGTGAACGTTCCGGTGGGCTAG
- a CDS encoding TrmH family RNA methyltransferase: protein MSSPSHQTPLDPSDYGQDSRVNEPAEPQNTPQEYPESEAFGTPRFEVGVGPWEGEWPEGEHWDEQLLREGDRRNVVDKYRYWSMEAIIADLDTRRHDFHVAIENWQHDLNIGTVVRTANAFLAKEVHIIGKKRWNRRGAMVTDRYQHVRHHPTIEDFVAWAQGEGLDIIGIDIFPDSVPLETYDLPKNCVLVFGQEGPGLSEEIHAAARDTLSIEQFGSTRSMNAATAAGIAMHAWVRRHVFGQKP, encoded by the coding sequence ATGAGTTCCCCAAGCCATCAGACACCCCTTGACCCCTCAGATTACGGGCAGGATTCCCGCGTGAACGAGCCTGCAGAGCCGCAGAATACACCGCAGGAGTACCCCGAAAGCGAGGCTTTCGGAACGCCCCGGTTTGAGGTTGGCGTCGGCCCCTGGGAGGGCGAGTGGCCTGAGGGCGAGCATTGGGATGAACAGCTTCTGCGTGAAGGCGACCGCCGCAATGTGGTGGATAAGTACCGTTACTGGAGCATGGAGGCGATTATCGCCGACCTTGACACGCGCCGCCATGATTTTCACGTCGCGATCGAGAACTGGCAGCACGATCTGAATATCGGTACCGTGGTGCGCACCGCGAACGCCTTTTTGGCGAAAGAAGTGCATATTATTGGTAAGAAACGCTGGAACCGACGCGGTGCGATGGTGACCGACCGGTATCAGCATGTGCGGCATCATCCCACGATTGAGGATTTTGTGGCGTGGGCGCAGGGCGAGGGGCTGGACATTATCGGTATCGATATTTTTCCGGATTCTGTGCCGCTTGAAACCTATGATCTGCCGAAGAACTGTGTGCTGGTCTTTGGACAGGAAGGCCCAGGGTTGTCGGAGGAAATTCACGCCGCCGCGCGCGATACGCTCTCGATCGAACAATTCGGCTCAACCCGGTCGATGAATGCGGCAACCGCCGCTGGGATCGCGATGCACGCCTGGGTGCGCCGCCACGTTTTCGGGCAGAAGCCTTAA
- the pyrE gene encoding orotate phosphoribosyltransferase: MTKLSETLPIEEARERLRQLISELAVVRGKVTLASGKEADYYVDLRRITLHHEASRLVGQVMLDLLDRNGIEFEAAGGLTMGADPVGSAIMRAAGDQDRAIDSFVVRKAQKSYGMGRQVEGPSVEGRRVVAVEDTSTTGGSALTAVDALRTAGAEVVAVAVIVDRATGAKEHIEEVAGVPCFYAYSKDDLGLD; encoded by the coding sequence ATGACTAAACTTTCCGAAACCCTGCCCATCGAAGAAGCCCGCGAACGTTTGCGCCAGCTCATCTCCGAGCTTGCCGTGGTGCGCGGTAAAGTGACTCTTGCCTCCGGGAAAGAAGCCGACTACTACGTCGACTTGCGCCGTATCACCCTGCATCACGAAGCGTCGCGTTTGGTCGGTCAGGTGATGCTCGATCTGCTCGACCGCAACGGTATCGAGTTCGAGGCCGCCGGTGGTCTAACGATGGGTGCCGACCCCGTTGGTTCCGCAATTATGCGCGCGGCGGGCGATCAGGACCGCGCTATCGATTCGTTTGTGGTGCGTAAGGCACAAAAGTCCTACGGCATGGGTCGCCAGGTTGAGGGGCCCAGCGTTGAGGGTCGCCGCGTGGTCGCCGTTGAAGATACTTCCACCACCGGCGGGTCCGCTTTAACCGCAGTGGATGCGCTGCGCACAGCGGGCGCCGAGGTCGTCGCCGTCGCCGTCATTGTAGACCGTGCAACCGGGGCGAAAGAACATATCGAAGAGGTTGCCGGGGTCCCCTGCTTCTACGCCTACTCCAAGGATGATTTAGGGCTCGACTAA
- a CDS encoding HAD family hydrolase, with translation MNFVFDIDGTTSFNGMVIEPAIEREIYALLRAGHRIVFASARPVRDILPMLSEDVRTHSGLALIGANGSLLYRDGQLRAREHLDAHSYAKIRDLIERHGLHYIADSLDSYAFDLPDAHVLVERLNPEGTDRLFSLKDLENPVKIILLDINNPHLYAELEETIASLNLHVTKHQDATTSIDLAPRGVHKVSALPQALGARSGEKPDPYIAFGNDVNDAGLLEGARYAVAVGSHESLLPLADLTVDPHPDAVAAAIRALASSSAL, from the coding sequence ATGAATTTTGTCTTCGATATTGACGGCACCACCAGCTTTAACGGCATGGTAATTGAGCCCGCCATTGAGCGTGAAATCTATGCGCTGCTGCGGGCGGGACACCGCATAGTTTTTGCCTCCGCCCGACCGGTGCGCGATATTCTGCCCATGCTCTCTGAGGATGTGCGCACGCATAGCGGGTTGGCGCTGATCGGCGCGAACGGTTCGCTGCTGTACCGGGACGGGCAGCTGCGGGCGCGGGAACACCTAGATGCGCATAGTTATGCGAAAATTCGGGACCTTATCGAACGTCATGGACTGCACTATATTGCGGATTCCCTGGACTCTTACGCCTTTGATTTGCCCGATGCGCATGTGCTCGTGGAGCGGCTAAACCCCGAGGGAACAGACCGCCTATTTTCTTTGAAAGACCTGGAGAATCCTGTCAAAATAATTCTGCTTGACATCAATAATCCGCATCTTTACGCCGAGCTTGAAGAGACTATTGCGAGCCTAAACCTGCATGTGACTAAGCACCAGGATGCCACCACGAGTATTGACTTGGCACCCAGGGGAGTGCATAAAGTTTCGGCTCTTCCGCAGGCGCTTGGCGCGCGTTCGGGCGAAAAACCCGATCCTTATATCGCGTTTGGCAACGATGTGAACGATGCAGGGCTGCTTGAAGGTGCTCGGTATGCGGTCGCGGTGGGCTCGCATGAATCCTTGCTGCCGCTCGCAGATCTGACGGTGGACCCGCATCCGGATGCGGTCGCCGCCGCCATTCGCGCCCTCGCTTCCTCGTCCGCCTTGTAA
- a CDS encoding anthranilate synthase component I family protein: protein MILQPNQYPTLHVRALDFEIMPEAAYPVIAAGARYAYWLDSAREESPMSRVSYVGVVPHWAAVLRIENAREATNTTPWDALDTALASMPEPDDIAELPEGLRGGYVGYFGYEARAALHPGRIGYTPRHTAQTPDSLWMPAVRYLVYEHETRRAWLLGDEPWLEKIEPRLRELARDSWREIPGDNAHDGDKPLSQHVEHLLFEAPDCESYCADIERAQWHIYEGNSYEVCLSAESTARVEHPLTPDQLFELYRTQRKHNPAPYAAYLRCGDFSVLSSSPERFLMVDTHGNAETKPIKGTCPRGANPQDDAAAAHWLQHDAKTRAENLMIVDLLRNDLSTVSDPASVQVPVLMSVESYATVHQLVSTVTARLKPEISAVHASAACFPGGSMTGAPKPSTMNIIEDLEARPRGVYSGALGFFSADGGANLSIVIRTLVAHDNGLITLAAGGAIVADSDPNAEYEEMLTKLRAALPPSVGHIVEKGVSKQSVAATDRESPGIL from the coding sequence GTGATTCTTCAGCCCAATCAATACCCAACGCTGCACGTGCGCGCCCTCGACTTTGAGATCATGCCCGAGGCTGCATACCCCGTGATCGCTGCGGGTGCTCGGTACGCCTATTGGCTTGATTCCGCACGAGAAGAATCGCCTATGTCTCGCGTCTCGTATGTGGGCGTCGTCCCGCATTGGGCGGCTGTGCTGCGCATCGAAAACGCACGTGAGGCAACAAACACGACTCCTTGGGATGCCCTCGATACTGCGCTTGCCAGTATGCCTGAACCCGATGACATTGCCGAGCTGCCCGAAGGTTTGCGCGGTGGTTACGTGGGTTATTTCGGGTATGAGGCGCGCGCCGCCCTGCACCCCGGGCGCATCGGATACACACCCCGGCACACGGCACAAACCCCGGATTCTCTCTGGATGCCCGCCGTGCGGTACCTGGTCTATGAACATGAAACTCGCCGCGCGTGGCTGCTTGGCGATGAACCCTGGCTTGAGAAAATTGAGCCGCGTTTGCGCGAATTGGCGCGGGATTCTTGGCGTGAGATACCGGGTGATAACGCACATGACGGCGATAAACCATTGAGTCAGCACGTGGAGCATCTGCTTTTTGAAGCCCCGGATTGCGAAAGCTATTGCGCAGATATTGAGCGCGCACAATGGCATATTTACGAGGGGAATAGTTATGAGGTGTGCCTGAGCGCCGAAAGTACCGCGCGGGTAGAACATCCTCTCACGCCCGATCAGCTTTTTGAGCTGTACCGCACTCAGCGTAAGCACAATCCCGCGCCCTATGCCGCCTATTTGCGGTGCGGCGATTTCTCTGTGCTTTCTTCGTCTCCCGAGCGTTTTCTGATGGTTGATACACACGGAAACGCCGAAACGAAGCCGATTAAAGGGACATGCCCGCGCGGTGCGAATCCTCAGGATGACGCCGCTGCGGCTCACTGGCTGCAACACGATGCGAAAACCCGTGCCGAGAACCTGATGATCGTCGATCTTTTGCGCAACGACCTCTCGACGGTGAGTGACCCCGCGAGCGTGCAGGTTCCTGTACTCATGAGCGTGGAAAGTTATGCAACGGTGCATCAGCTTGTTTCTACCGTCACTGCGCGTCTTAAACCCGAAATTTCCGCGGTGCATGCCAGTGCGGCGTGCTTCCCTGGCGGATCTATGACCGGCGCACCCAAGCCCTCAACAATGAATATTATTGAGGATCTAGAGGCGCGCCCCCGCGGCGTATACTCGGGTGCTCTCGGATTTTTCTCGGCGGATGGCGGCGCCAATCTCTCTATTGTCATACGCACCTTGGTTGCGCACGATAATGGGCTTATAACCCTCGCCGCCGGCGGCGCGATTGTCGCCGATTCAGACCCGAACGCCGAGTACGAAGAAATGCTGACGAAACTACGTGCGGCGCTTCCACCGAGTGTGGGGCACATCGTTGAAAAGGGTGTGAGTAAGCAGAGCGTCGCCGCGACCGACCGGGAAAGCCCAGGAATATTATGA
- a CDS encoding rhodanese-like domain-containing protein, with product MNNVPQVTPADVPAGAKIIDVREDYEWEAGHVAGAQHITLGTLTERLSELPSKDEEFYVICHGGGRSNRAAEYLRQNGYQAKNIAGGTSAWFTAKLPMESENGQEPAVVH from the coding sequence ATGAATAACGTACCCCAGGTAACCCCTGCCGATGTTCCTGCCGGTGCCAAGATTATTGATGTGCGCGAAGACTACGAATGGGAAGCCGGCCACGTTGCTGGTGCCCAGCACATCACCCTAGGAACGCTGACCGAGCGACTTTCAGAACTACCCAGCAAAGATGAAGAATTCTATGTGATCTGCCACGGCGGCGGGCGTTCAAACCGTGCGGCTGAATACCTGCGCCAGAACGGATACCAGGCGAAAAATATTGCTGGCGGAACAAGTGCTTGGTTCACCGCAAAGCTGCCCATGGAAAGCGAAAACGGGCAGGAACCTGCCGTCGTTCACTAA
- a CDS encoding peptide MFS transporter, producing MVATQPAAQKPRTFFGHPKMLANLFTVEMWERFSFYGMQALALYYLYYAIEDGGLGIPKEAATGAMGAYGATVYLMAILGGILGDRVLGPERTLFYSAIGIMAGHIVLAVMPGAAGVITGLLLVAIGSGCLKSSASVLVGSLYSKDDSKREAGFTLFYIGINIGALLGPALTGWGWGWLGFHFGFGIAAIGMAAGLIQYVLTRKNLPESVHEVTVPFTPRQNGILAGVLAGIALITFLLVMMGWMTTGNLATWVVSAVGIGAIALFIQLLTAKNVTNTERSRVWAFIPLWIANAIFWALYQQQFTVIPIYSDERLDWHILGMDLPPTLVNSLAPIFVILLGAGFAAMWTKLGDRQPRTTTKFSLALVIIGPAYWVFLTQVGVSRVAVYWMVIIMFIFTVAELTISPTGMALTTRLAPEAYKVNMMALYWTSLAMGTAFAGWCAQFYSQDTEASYFMWVGAVSVIAGIVLFLCRAPIQKLMRDVK from the coding sequence ATGGTAGCCACGCAACCAGCGGCGCAGAAGCCGCGAACATTTTTTGGGCATCCAAAGATGCTCGCCAATCTTTTCACCGTGGAAATGTGGGAACGGTTCTCATTCTATGGGATGCAAGCTCTTGCCCTCTATTACCTGTACTACGCTATTGAAGACGGCGGATTAGGGATCCCCAAAGAAGCAGCCACCGGCGCTATGGGAGCGTATGGTGCAACCGTTTACCTCATGGCGATCCTCGGCGGTATTTTGGGCGACCGCGTCCTAGGCCCCGAACGCACCCTCTTTTATTCCGCTATCGGTATTATGGCGGGGCACATTGTCCTTGCGGTCATGCCCGGCGCAGCTGGCGTGATCACCGGTCTGCTTCTGGTCGCGATCGGTTCAGGGTGTCTCAAAAGCAGCGCATCGGTTCTGGTCGGTTCGCTCTACAGCAAAGACGACTCCAAACGCGAAGCGGGGTTCACGCTTTTCTATATCGGCATCAACATCGGCGCGCTTTTAGGTCCGGCGCTAACCGGCTGGGGATGGGGTTGGCTAGGCTTCCATTTCGGCTTCGGAATCGCGGCTATCGGCATGGCGGCCGGGCTTATTCAGTATGTGCTCACTCGCAAGAACCTGCCCGAGTCGGTGCACGAGGTAACCGTTCCTTTCACCCCACGCCAGAACGGTATTTTAGCCGGTGTTCTGGCAGGGATAGCTCTCATAACATTTCTGCTGGTGATGATGGGCTGGATGACTACAGGCAACCTCGCCACGTGGGTGGTAAGTGCCGTCGGCATCGGGGCCATAGCTCTCTTTATTCAGTTGCTCACCGCCAAGAACGTAACCAACACCGAACGCTCGCGGGTGTGGGCGTTTATTCCCCTCTGGATTGCCAACGCTATTTTCTGGGCGCTCTACCAGCAGCAGTTCACGGTCATTCCCATCTATTCTGATGAGCGACTCGACTGGCATATTCTGGGCATGGATCTTCCTCCGACCCTCGTCAATTCCCTTGCCCCTATTTTCGTGATTCTTCTGGGGGCGGGGTTCGCCGCCATGTGGACGAAATTGGGCGATCGGCAGCCGCGCACAACCACCAAGTTCTCACTCGCGCTCGTGATTATCGGCCCGGCATACTGGGTTTTCCTCACGCAGGTGGGTGTCTCTCGCGTGGCGGTCTACTGGATGGTTATCATCATGTTTATCTTCACTGTTGCCGAGCTTACGATTTCGCCCACGGGCATGGCGCTGACCACCAGGCTCGCACCCGAAGCGTATAAGGTGAACATGATGGCGCTTTACTGGACCTCGCTGGCGATGGGTACCGCATTCGCGGGTTGGTGCGCACAGTTCTACAGCCAAGACACTGAGGCTTCCTACTTTATGTGGGTGGGTGCCGTCTCGGTTATTGCTGGTATCGTCCTCTTCCTCTGCCGTGCGCCCATCCAGAAACTTATGCGCGATGTGAAGTAG
- a CDS encoding Fic family protein, with the protein MPAISWASLDWEQQPLWQHRDPLASRRARQRNTGEFKSAVTPRIAEQAPQLSPQLHTLVQDCTRTITRFDEQHAALGGVPFAAVLLRGESASSSQIENLTVSARRLSLAVVGASGSTVGHNAELVARNVRAMQAALGVAESLTIESIVHMHHELTAGTLDDAGKFRQQWVWVGGQSPVTADYVAPHWKLVPAAMNDLVEFMARRDLDPLVQAAIAHAQFETIHPFTDGNGRTGRALISALLMARGVTEHVVLPISSGLLHDVADYIAALTAYRAGDIEPMIRCFIQASNAAVKNARILAEDISGLRDKILGTARRTTSALKAVADFCCTEPAFTVQMVEQNTSVAPATIYRIIATLEKAGVIRREKTFVAGQRVWTVPHLNDALDAFAARAGRRIQAE; encoded by the coding sequence ATGCCAGCCATCTCATGGGCTTCTCTCGATTGGGAACAGCAGCCTCTGTGGCAGCATCGTGACCCACTCGCATCCCGTCGTGCTCGTCAGCGGAACACTGGCGAGTTTAAAAGTGCCGTTACACCGCGCATCGCCGAGCAAGCACCTCAGCTTTCCCCGCAGCTACATACTCTGGTGCAGGATTGCACGCGCACGATTACTCGCTTCGACGAGCAGCATGCGGCGTTAGGTGGCGTGCCATTTGCGGCGGTGCTTTTGCGGGGTGAATCGGCATCAAGTTCGCAGATTGAAAACCTGACGGTTTCAGCACGTAGGTTATCGTTGGCGGTGGTGGGCGCTTCCGGTTCCACTGTGGGGCATAATGCCGAGTTGGTGGCACGCAATGTTCGCGCCATGCAGGCAGCTTTAGGGGTGGCAGAGAGCCTGACCATTGAATCTATCGTGCATATGCACCATGAACTGACAGCTGGCACCCTAGATGACGCCGGGAAGTTCCGCCAACAGTGGGTGTGGGTTGGCGGGCAGTCGCCTGTAACAGCAGATTATGTAGCACCGCACTGGAAGCTAGTACCCGCCGCCATGAATGACCTCGTTGAATTTATGGCGCGTCGTGATCTTGACCCGCTGGTGCAGGCTGCCATCGCTCATGCACAATTTGAGACTATTCACCCTTTTACTGATGGGAATGGGCGTACCGGTCGGGCGCTTATTTCGGCTTTGCTCATGGCACGTGGAGTCACCGAACATGTTGTGCTGCCAATTTCTTCGGGGCTTCTGCATGACGTCGCAGACTATATTGCGGCGCTTACCGCATACCGCGCTGGAGATATAGAGCCTATGATCCGGTGCTTTATTCAAGCTTCAAATGCTGCCGTCAAGAACGCTCGTATCTTGGCAGAGGACATCTCCGGATTGCGCGATAAAATTCTGGGAACAGCACGTCGAACAACATCCGCTTTGAAGGCGGTCGCCGATTTTTGCTGCACCGAACCGGCTTTTACGGTACAGATGGTGGAGCAGAATACGTCTGTGGCACCGGCAACGATATATCGCATCATCGCAACCCTTGAGAAAGCGGGTGTGATACGCCGTGAGAAAACCTTTGTTGCAGGTCAGCGCGTATGGACGGTTCCTCACCTTAACGATGCGCTTGACGCATTTGCGGCGCGTGCTGGGCGGCGCATCCAGGCTGAATAA
- a CDS encoding DUF4242 domain-containing protein, protein MALYLIELTPATASKDEATALIETVSSSLSEGAELIETQVSADHKLIFAIIESENTAFAPALTAAIGERASVVGPDEVRLVGAELDDIKKLKKDADYLVEWDIPAEITMEQYLTRKKANAPKYAEVPEVSFLRTYVREDTAKCLCFYDAPDEDAVLRARKAVSTPIDRLFKLHA, encoded by the coding sequence ATGGCACTGTACCTGATCGAGCTGACCCCAGCAACCGCATCCAAGGACGAGGCAACCGCGCTCATCGAAACCGTTTCCAGCTCCCTGAGCGAAGGCGCGGAGCTCATCGAAACCCAGGTTTCCGCCGATCACAAGCTGATCTTCGCCATCATTGAGTCAGAAAACACCGCGTTCGCACCCGCCCTCACTGCGGCTATTGGCGAGCGCGCATCCGTGGTTGGCCCCGACGAGGTTCGCCTAGTGGGCGCAGAACTCGACGACATCAAGAAGCTCAAGAAAGATGCAGACTACTTGGTCGAGTGGGATATTCCCGCCGAAATCACGATGGAGCAGTACCTGACTCGCAAGAAGGCGAACGCACCCAAGTATGCCGAGGTGCCCGAGGTTTCCTTCCTGCGCACCTACGTGCGCGAGGATACCGCCAAGTGCCTGTGCTTCTATGACGCACCCGATGAGGATGCGGTACTTCGCGCCCGCAAAGCCGTGAGCACCCCCATCGACCGCCTCTTCAAGCTACACGCATAA